The following is a genomic window from Candidatus Methylomirabilota bacterium.
TCTCCGGCATGAAGCTTCGCGTGAATACCGACGTCGTGGTAGGTGATACGGTGAAGCTCCGGGTGACCCTGCCCCGCGAGGCGGGTGAGCTCGAGGTCACGGCGGAAGTGGTCCGCCGCGATCCGGGGGGCATCGGTGTCGACTTCGGCACCCTGCCGCCGGATGCGGCCCAGAAGGTCAAGGCCTTCGTGCCCACCTGGGATCTCCGCCGGCGCGCCGAGCGTGTCGGCCTCGAGCTGCCGATTCAGGTCCAGGGGCACGAGACCACGACCAAGGGCCTTACCATAGATCTCTCCACGGTGGGCGCGCGGGTGACCACGGAGAGCAGACTCACGCCTGGTGACATGGTCGCCACCACCTTCACGCCCAAGGACGGGCAGGGGCCCATGCA
Proteins encoded in this region:
- a CDS encoding PilZ domain-containing protein; the protein is MSPSTKSGPQGDRAEPPTTRERRRNPRVTVPWPAIIQSSDGRLVTGEVIDVSLSGMKLRVNTDVVVGDTVKLRVTLPREAGELEVTAEVVRRDPGGIGVDFGTLPPDAAQKVKAFVPTWDLRRRAERVGLELPIQVQGHETTTKGLTIDLSTVGARVTTESRLTPGDMVATTFTPKDGQGPMQVRAVVWEVDARGAVLVFANLSLHDFVRLRSFVDSLLARR